Proteins co-encoded in one Metabacillus sp. KUDC1714 genomic window:
- a CDS encoding MerR family transcriptional regulator, with protein MTYSIGEFSKIVGLSEHTLRFYEKEGLIKVNRDDNNVRIYSDENKLWIESLLHLKNTGMSLKDMKQFAMWGHIGDETMEERLALLKNHRKKVVEELEKIRQSLKHLDTKINVYENNKLGNCFFGN; from the coding sequence TTGACATATTCTATTGGGGAATTTTCTAAAATTGTTGGGTTAAGCGAACATACATTGAGGTTTTATGAAAAAGAAGGGTTAATCAAAGTAAACAGAGACGATAACAATGTCAGAATTTACTCGGATGAAAATAAATTATGGATTGAATCATTGCTCCACCTAAAAAATACCGGGATGTCACTAAAAGACATGAAGCAATTTGCTATGTGGGGGCATATTGGGGATGAAACAATGGAAGAAAGGTTAGCTCTACTTAAAAATCATCGCAAAAAAGTAGTGGAAGAATTGGAGAAGATTCGTCAAAGTTTAAAGCATCTAGATACTAAAATAAATGTTTATGAAAATAATAAATTAGGAAACTGTTTCTTTGGAAATTAA
- a CDS encoding Rrf2 family transcriptional regulator has protein sequence MSVSSRFAVGIHILSLIEINKTGVSTSEFLAGSVNTNPAVIRKIMGMLKKAGLVNVRPGIAGAELAKDLSDITLLDVYKAVDVVKEKELFSIHENPNPDCPVGRNIQDSISIHFSIAQTALEKALENVTIEDVVKDIVDKGKLKS, from the coding sequence ATGTCTGTAAGTAGTCGTTTTGCTGTTGGAATTCATATATTATCTCTTATTGAAATAAATAAAACTGGAGTAAGCACATCTGAATTTTTAGCGGGGAGTGTAAACACGAATCCAGCCGTAATTAGAAAGATTATGGGAATGCTTAAAAAAGCAGGATTGGTAAATGTACGTCCTGGTATTGCAGGGGCGGAACTAGCTAAAGATTTATCTGATATTACATTACTGGACGTTTATAAGGCAGTTGATGTTGTAAAGGAAAAAGAACTATTTAGCATACATGAAAACCCAAACCCAGATTGTCCGGTTGGGCGAAATATTCAAGATTCAATTAGTATACATTTTTCGATTGCTCAAACTGCACTAGAGAAGGCTCTTGAAAATGTTACGATTGAAGATGTTGTAAAGGATATTGTAGATAAAGGAAAATTAAAGTCATAA
- a CDS encoding ABC transporter ATP-binding protein, with protein MFIIEDLIYKDILFIDRMEIPSNKITCLVGESGAGKSTLLKMLNIMLSPDEGEIYFKDKNLKVVDPILHRRKVVMLAQQPTIFEGTIRDNLNIGLNFSEKKLKEDDELNKALEIVHLNKGLNEDAYTLSGGEKQRLALARVYLMEPEVYLLDEPTAALDEDTESVVMDSFITQVKLKGQSVIMITHSQKIATKYGEKIITLEKRAGERG; from the coding sequence ATGTTTATAATTGAGGATTTAATTTATAAAGACATCTTATTTATAGACCGGATGGAAATCCCATCCAATAAGATTACTTGCCTTGTTGGTGAAAGTGGAGCGGGTAAATCAACATTATTAAAAATGTTAAATATCATGTTATCACCAGATGAAGGGGAAATTTATTTTAAGGATAAAAATTTAAAAGTTGTTGATCCAATCCTACATAGAAGAAAAGTTGTCATGCTAGCACAGCAACCTACCATTTTTGAAGGAACAATTCGCGATAATTTAAACATAGGGTTGAACTTTTCCGAGAAAAAGCTAAAAGAGGATGATGAATTGAACAAAGCCTTAGAAATTGTTCATTTAAATAAAGGATTAAATGAAGATGCTTACACTTTATCAGGTGGAGAAAAACAACGACTTGCTTTAGCAAGAGTGTATCTGATGGAACCAGAAGTATATCTGTTAGATGAACCAACAGCAGCTCTTGATGAAGACACTGAATCTGTAGTAATGGACAGCTTTATTACGCAGGTTAAGCTGAAAGGCCAATCGGTTATTATGATCACACATTCACAAAAAATCGCAACAAAATATGGAGAAAAGATAATAACACTAGAGAAAAGAGCAGGGGAAAGAGGATGA
- a CDS encoding DUF2306 domain-containing protein yields MKKIIKISIVFISIMWVFHTFSKNFLVDPAFETFISRKDQILTNESLWVFMIRIHISLAIVSLITGSLGFIKAIRVKSINFHRWNGRIYVLSIVLNFIPGVYVSLFATGGWFSTIGFLILNTLWLVTTILSYLYIKRRKMILHSQWMIRSFFLSLANMTIYIIVAITHNLLNFPYENSYMVAVWLCWIINLLFAELIIRKKVLS; encoded by the coding sequence ATGAAAAAGATTATTAAAATATCCATAGTGTTCATATCTATCATGTGGGTATTTCATACATTTTCAAAGAATTTTTTGGTAGATCCAGCTTTTGAAACGTTTATTTCTAGAAAGGATCAAATTCTAACGAATGAATCCCTATGGGTGTTTATGATTCGTATTCATATCTCACTGGCCATTGTTTCTCTTATAACTGGTTCCCTAGGTTTTATTAAAGCAATTCGAGTAAAATCTATTAACTTTCACCGTTGGAATGGCCGTATATATGTCCTATCAATCGTATTAAATTTCATTCCTGGGGTTTACGTCTCTCTCTTTGCAACAGGGGGATGGTTTAGTACAATAGGTTTTCTTATTTTAAATACATTATGGCTTGTAACTACCATCCTTAGTTATCTGTATATCAAGAGACGAAAGATGATTTTACATAGCCAATGGATGATTAGAAGTTTCTTTCTTTCACTTGCAAATATGACGATTTATATAATTGTCGCCATTACACATAATCTTCTGAATTTCCCCTATGAAAATTCCTACATGGTAGCAGTCTGGTTATGTTGGATTATTAACCTACTTTTTGCAGAATTAATAATAAGAAAGAAAGTATTATCTTAA
- a CDS encoding GNAT family N-acetyltransferase yields the protein MDIRKLNVGEKPPIELLLLADPSQDIVEEYVNRGECFVAESEMQIVGVYVLLPTRPETVELVNVAVTKEKQGRGIGKQLVLDAIQVSRSKGYKTIEIGTGNSGVGQLALYQKCGFRIIGVDMDFFIKHYPEPIFENGIQCRDMIRLSQDL from the coding sequence ATGGATATTAGGAAACTTAACGTAGGTGAAAAACCTCCAATTGAATTGTTATTATTAGCTGACCCGTCTCAAGATATTGTCGAGGAATATGTCAATAGGGGAGAGTGTTTTGTTGCTGAAAGTGAAATGCAAATTGTTGGAGTATATGTATTACTTCCAACAAGACCTGAGACCGTGGAGTTAGTGAATGTCGCAGTAACAAAAGAGAAACAAGGTAGAGGTATAGGTAAACAATTAGTGTTAGATGCAATACAGGTATCTAGGTCAAAAGGCTATAAAACAATTGAAATTGGTACTGGAAATTCAGGTGTAGGTCAACTAGCTCTTTATCAAAAATGTGGCTTTAGAATTATTGGAGTAGATATGGACTTTTTTATTAAGCATTACCCAGAACCAATTTTTGAGAACGGTATTCAGTGCAGAGATATGATACGCTTATCTCAGGATTTATAG
- a CDS encoding ABC transporter permease — MNNVIRDIEFWRLVAGYIFILLLIVFVKWRGLKREKRIIISTARMTIQLILVGYILTYIFKQPNPFLITLIVLLMLFFAVYNTYKQVALPINKKLKKIIAISMISGSLVTLIYFNFVVIHFQPWYEPQYLIPIAGMIIGNSMTGITLGVKNLVEGIQREKQLIEGALMLGAKPEAATKTVVNSAFDSAILPTINNLVGMGIVFLPGMMTGQILAGISPLIAIEYQIAVLLGITGSVALTVMIFTHFGYRTFFNEKAQFMD, encoded by the coding sequence ATGAATAATGTTATAAGAGATATTGAATTTTGGCGATTAGTTGCCGGATACATCTTCATTTTATTACTAATCGTATTTGTAAAATGGCGTGGCCTAAAACGTGAAAAACGAATTATCATCTCCACAGCAAGAATGACGATTCAATTGATTTTAGTAGGATATATTCTTACATATATATTTAAACAACCAAATCCTTTTCTTATTACATTAATCGTTTTATTAATGCTTTTTTTTGCTGTCTATAATACATATAAACAAGTAGCATTACCAATTAACAAAAAACTAAAGAAAATTATTGCTATTTCCATGATATCTGGTTCATTGGTTACACTCATTTACTTTAATTTTGTTGTTATCCATTTTCAACCTTGGTATGAGCCACAGTATCTAATACCAATTGCAGGGATGATTATTGGCAATTCTATGACAGGAATTACTCTAGGTGTTAAGAACTTAGTTGAAGGGATCCAAAGAGAAAAACAGCTAATAGAAGGTGCTTTAATGCTAGGTGCAAAACCAGAGGCAGCAACAAAGACAGTTGTGAATTCTGCATTCGATTCAGCCATATTACCAACTATAAATAATTTAGTGGGTATGGGAATTGTTTTTTTACCTGGTATGATGACTGGGCAAATATTAGCAGGGATTAGTCCTTTAATTGCAATTGAATATCAAATTGCGGTTCTTTTAGGAATTACCGGTAGCGTTGCGTTAACAGTGATGATCTTTACGCATTTCGGGTATAGGACGTTTTTTAATGAAAAGGCACAGTTTATGGATTAA
- a CDS encoding cysteine-rich CWC family protein produces the protein MANKFCPICDEENGCMVGAREDGNCWCNLEKFPNEIFELVPMESKRKHCICKKCLNKFKEEQKMNKN, from the coding sequence TTGGCTAATAAATTTTGTCCTATATGTGATGAAGAAAACGGGTGTATGGTAGGTGCTAGAGAAGACGGTAACTGCTGGTGTAACCTAGAAAAATTTCCAAATGAAATCTTTGAATTGGTTCCTATGGAAAGTAAAAGAAAACATTGTATATGTAAAAAATGTTTAAATAAATTTAAAGAAGAGCAGAAAATGAACAAAAATTAG
- a CDS encoding histidine phosphatase family protein: protein MITEKKVTLYFVRHGETQYNVEKRMQGFCDSPLTEKGISQAKSVGKGLSDINFKAAYSSDSQRVIDTAKYAIGERDIPLTIDKRLKEMNFGVLEALVEEEIPALYGNVLETLFSLDLDACAPEGETYAQLFARTENAIDEIVKMHASEGGNILIFSHGVTIGNYIVQITKSSEFAVHENCSVSVVRYMNGQPQIEIIADTSFREKGGQCLTNG from the coding sequence ATGATTACTGAGAAAAAAGTCACCCTTTATTTTGTGAGACATGGGGAAACTCAATATAATGTTGAAAAGCGAATGCAAGGTTTTTGTGATTCTCCGCTTACTGAAAAAGGTATTTCACAAGCAAAATCAGTTGGAAAAGGTTTATCAGATATCAACTTTAAAGCTGCTTACTCTAGTGACAGTCAGAGAGTTATTGATACAGCCAAATATGCTATTGGAGAACGGGATATTCCGTTAACTATTGATAAACGACTCAAAGAAATGAATTTTGGTGTTTTGGAAGCGTTAGTAGAAGAGGAAATTCCAGCTTTATACGGCAATGTACTTGAAACTTTATTCAGCTTAGATTTAGATGCTTGTGCTCCAGAAGGCGAGACTTATGCACAACTTTTTGCAAGAACTGAAAATGCAATTGATGAAATAGTTAAAATGCATGCTTCCGAGGGAGGAAATATACTCATCTTTTCTCATGGAGTAACAATTGGCAATTATATCGTACAAATAACAAAAAGCAGCGAATTTGCGGTACATGAAAATTGCAGTGTTTCTGTTGTCAGATACATGAATGGTCAGCCTCAAATTGAAATTATTGCTGATACTTCTTTTAGAGAAAAAGGTGGTCAGTGCTTAACTAATGGTTAA
- a CDS encoding SDR family oxidoreductase yields the protein MKLLVTGATGKLGSKVVEALLKTLAAEQLAVSVRNPEKAEGLRARGVDVRLGDFDRPETLDTAFAGIDRLLIISADGDNKTRIRQHANAVGAAERAGVKFIAYTSLANATESTNIMAPPHVATEAAIVKTGIPYSFLRNNWYLENEIGSIQGAIAGAPWVTSAGVGKVGWALQQDYAEAAAAVLTGKGHENTVYELSGPLLTQEELVFVLGVVLGKEIPVQQVDDEKYAEIMKGLGLPDFVIPIVVGIQESIRNRSLEVERNDFEKILGRPVTPISEALTQILNGIS from the coding sequence ATGAAATTATTAGTTACAGGAGCAACGGGGAAATTAGGTTCGAAAGTTGTAGAAGCTTTATTAAAAACTCTAGCAGCAGAACAACTGGCTGTAAGTGTTCGCAACCCTGAGAAAGCGGAAGGATTAAGGGCTCGTGGTGTGGATGTTCGTCTGGGAGATTTTGACCGTCCAGAAACATTGGATACTGCTTTTGCAGGTATCGACCGCTTATTAATAATTTCTGCCGATGGGGACAATAAAACAAGAATTCGTCAACATGCCAATGCTGTTGGAGCAGCTGAACGTGCGGGAGTTAAATTTATTGCTTATACAAGTTTAGCAAATGCAACAGAAAGCACAAATATAATGGCCCCTCCTCATGTTGCAACAGAAGCAGCAATAGTTAAAACAGGAATTCCATATTCGTTTTTGCGTAACAATTGGTACTTGGAAAACGAAATTGGTAGCATTCAAGGTGCAATAGCAGGTGCACCATGGGTAACATCTGCCGGAGTAGGTAAAGTAGGATGGGCACTACAACAAGATTACGCGGAAGCTGCAGCAGCAGTTCTTACAGGTAAAGGGCATGAAAATACGGTGTATGAACTTTCTGGTCCTCTTTTAACTCAAGAAGAATTAGTATTTGTTCTTGGTGTTGTATTGGGTAAAGAAATACCTGTACAACAAGTCGATGATGAGAAATATGCCGAAATCATGAAAGGTTTAGGTTTACCTGATTTTGTGATTCCGATTGTAGTTGGTATTCAAGAGAGCATTCGAAACCGATCATTAGAAGTTGAAAGAAATGATTTCGAGAAAATTCTCGGTCGTCCTGTTACGCCGATTAGCGAAGCATTAACCCAAATTCTTAACGGAATTTCTTAA